In one window of Brassica rapa cultivar Chiifu-401-42 chromosome A07, CAAS_Brap_v3.01, whole genome shotgun sequence DNA:
- the LOC117126798 gene encoding uncharacterized protein LOC117126798, producing the protein MSVSTWPDITHLSTSTPELVNTLGQIGQQVKWPPKMKAPDSFWNPRLSCDFHRDHGHKTEDCIALKIDVNELLQKGHLREFLSENAKAHLSKEASGKSKGDAPSSPPRQDRVIHVISGGSEVSGVSHAAAKNSTRNAKHGLETAQPKCLLLGTDEISFTAKEQEKILAPHHDALVVSLTIANCLVKRILVDNGSSSNIIFLTAYQDLGLEENTLTRKK; encoded by the coding sequence ATGTCTGTGTCTACCTGGCCAGATATCACCCATCTCTCGACATCCACACCAGAGCTGGTCAACACGCTGGGGCAAATAGGCCAACAGGTCAAGTGGCCCCCAAAGATGAAAGCACCTGACTCATTCTGGAACCCGAGACTCTCGTGCGACTTCCATCGCGATCACGGCCACAAAACTGAAGACTGCATCGCCCTGAAGATCGACGTCAACGAACTGCTCCAAAAGGGGCATCTCCGAGAATTCCTTTCAGAGAATGCCAAGGCTCATCTTAGCAAAGAAGCATCAGGGAAATCCAAAGGAGACGCACCAAGCTCACCACCTCGCCAGGACCGGGTGATTCATGTCATCTCAGGAGGCTCTGAAGTAAGTGGCGTGAGTCATGCAGCTGCGAAGAATAGCACCCGTAATGCTAAACACGGCCTGGAGACTGCTCAACCTAAATGCCTACTTCTAGGTACTGACGAGATAAGCTTCACAGCCAAGGAGCAAGAGAAGATATTAGCTCCCCACCATGACGCTCTAGTTGTCTCCCTCACCATAGCGAACTGTTTGGTGAAAAGAATACTAGTAGACAACGGGTCCTCCAGCAATATCATCTTCCTGACGGCGTACCAGGACCTAGGGTTAGAGGAGAATACCCTGACGCGCAAAAAGTAA